The window CCTAAGGTCTGAGCAAGGAAAACACCTTATCAGCTGGGTTTGGGAAAGAACTGTTGTTGGACCTGTGTGTTTGGAAGCCGGCCCTGCTGAGCTCAAGAGTTTGCCATAAAGCAGGGGAGAGCTGCTTCATTCGGGGTCTGCTTCTTCAGAGGCCTCGTGCCAGGCTCAGAGCTTATCTTCACCGTCCGCAGCCCGGCTCACAGCTGCAGGATGTGCCCTTCAATGACAGGTGGGGGTGGCCTGCTGTCTCTCCCGTCAAGAGTTCAGATTAAGAAATACTTTGGGTGCGGTTGTTTAAGAAGTGGATTTTCCCCTTGAGAATCAAAGCAAGAGTCTACTTCTCTGCTTCTTGAGGATGTCTGCAAACTCTgctgtgtgggggtgtgtgtgtgtctgccacCCAGAACAAGTCCCTTGAGTGTGGACAGACTGATAACCCTCTTGGTTCCAGATCCACTGTTTAACCCCACATGGCACAGTCTGTGAGAATGCTGGTGGAAGTCTTCTTGGCGCTCACAGCCTCCCCTCTGGGATCTCTCTCTGTAAGGCGCTCATACTTCTCTTTCCACCCACTTCTAACAAGCTCATTAGTGAGAAACTCCCAGAAAGTGGGAACGTTAGTTTGTAATTTCTGATCCGAGTGCACAGAACATTCTGTCAGGCTCCAGGAGACAGTCAGTTTAAACCAGAACAGTTATTAAACACAGCAGCGGGATACTCGTTCCCTCCCGTCCCGCGTCCTCCCCGCCCAAAGCTGAAGTCATCCCGCGGCGGGGAtggggcggtgggggcggggtgggcggcAGCGCCGGCTCCCTGCCTGGGAAGGGCGGCCCCTCCCTCACAGTGGTCCCAGGACAcagtccactgcagggggcctccTCACCGCAATTCCTCCCTGGACGCCCGAGGGCGGAAAGCATGCTATTAATTTAGTGGGAAAAGCAAGAAGTAGGAGCTCATTTGTTTGCCAAGCTTATTGCCTTCATGCGCGCAGAATGGCTGATCCGGAAAGCCAAGCCCCGTGGCAGCTTTCTCAAACAAAACCCAGCAACTTAAGAACCCGGGGCTACAGGCTAAGAAGATGAGCAGGGGAGAGCGGAGAACAGCCTTGCCTTTGCTTCAGGGGAGTAGGGAAAAAGGAGCGATGAAGGCAGCGCGTGGCTGCTGCCTAGCCCGGAGAGAAGAGCGCTCCTAAAGACGCACACGCAGCGAAGGAGTGGGCCGAGGGCGTGCCGCGCACACGCAGTGGCACGCACGTGGCTCCGGGCCCCCTCCCCTCCGCGCACGCTTACCTGCGATGCCTTGCAGCAGCCCACAGACGTTGAAGATGCTTTTCTTCATGATGCTCTGCACACACATGGTGAAGACAGACACCAGGGCCACAGTGCACAGAATGAAGATGCCCACGGCTAAGAAGATGGCGGTGGCCTGCCAGAAGCCGCTGGCGATCTCGCCGAAGCTCTCGGCGTAGGGCCCGCAGAGCGTCTCGCGCGGGAGGTGCTGCACGCCGGGGTTCCGGATGCAGCGGGCGTAGATGCCCAGCGTGGGGTGGTAGGGCTCCGGGGGTCCCGCGCCCTGCTCGCCCGGCTCGGCGCTGCCGCGGGGCTTGGCTTTCCCGATCAGCCAGTCTGCGCTCATGAAGGCGATGAGCTCCGCGAACGCCACCACAATACTCAGGAGGGTCCAGAGCATCGAGCGACAGGTGACAATGACATGACACATATTGATGCTCAGTCGGAGGGAGCTGGGAGTCCAAGGGGTGAGCAAGCGCCGCGAGCCGGGCGGGGCAGCGGGAAAGGTGCGGGAAGGCGGCTCAGGCGGGGGCTCCCTCGTCCCGGCGTCGTCGGGCAGCGCGCTCCGGGGCTGTCATGCTGCCATGTCGCAGCTCCGCGGCCGCAGCCTCACCTGCGAAGAGACCAGAGGAGTGCGGTGAGCGGCGCCGGCCtggccccggcccggcccggccgccCGCCCACTGGCAGGTCGGGACCCCGGTGCGCGCCCGCGCCCTGGCGAGCCCCGCGCCGCGCCAACACGCCGCCCCCTCCGCGAGCTGGCCGGTTTCTTTGTTTGCAGGGCGCTCCCAGAAGCGTCTGTGGCGCCCCTTATCTCTAAGCTGCACTGCTCACTCCCCGGGGCATCCTGCTCGCCGGGCGCTGTGCGCTCTTGGGACGCCGCTCCTGCTCCGTTACATCTTACTAGAAAAAGTCCAGCTGCACAGGCTGCATTCGGACAGATCAAGACAGCCTTCTAGGGGACTGTGTCCGCGGACGAGCCGCGATTTACAAGTTTGCAGGACTTGGTACCAGATGAGCTAAATCTGCCAAATTTGTACCAAAAGCTTTTGCTTTTTAGCAGCTTTCACAACTCCCGATTTTACTGTCTGGGAATCAACGTACTAGCAGAGACACAAGAGAAAGTGTTTGCTTCAGAGGTAATGgagaatttaaaaggaaaacaatgccatgataaataataaaagtttgcCACCCAAACTTATTTTTCATGCATTTCTCACCGGGTGATTTTTAGACAAAATAAGCTACAGAagttaaaatgcaaagaaaaagaaggaaaaaaaaacccaacaacctCCAAGAACTGTTGACTTACTTGTGGGAATTACTCGAAACAGGGACATTAATGACCATTGACTAAGTAGGAGACGTGCTGACAACAGAGCCCTGCCAGTGCAGAACGCATCCCTTGAACTGTCCCAATCCATCACAGGGCCTCTGCCTGAGCGGTTCACACCAGGTCTGAAACTCAACACGCTCATTGTTTCTGGTCTCACAAGGCCTCATTCTGTTCCCAAGGACAAACGGCTGGCTTCATTACCAGAGGGCCCTGCTCTAACGGCTCAAACCTCCTTCAGGGAGGCCTGAACCCTGAAATGGGCCACAGGGCTCCTCACAGCCCCGTCTTCCTGCCTCTCCCCGTGCCCTCCCTCCCCCGAGGACAGGAAAATCCCACAGCTTGCAATGGACATCGGGGTGCATGGCTCTGAGTGATTACTTATTAACCCAGGTCACATCAACTCCCTAAGAACTGCAGAGAGCCTGGTGGCATGTGGGCCATGGCTGAGCAGGAAGTATGCGGGAGGGAGGAAATGGGAGAAGGGAGTGGGTGTCAAAGCTTCAGCACCATGCTGGCTTACAGTCTAGTAAGCGGTGATAACTTATAAAACAGTGGATTTAACACTTACACAAGATGATGTTTTGAGAAATTAGCTAGTGCAAAGCTAGGAACAGAGGAACTTAACTGTCgcatgtatgcgtgtgtgtgtgtagcactgGGGAAGGGAGAGATAGTGTGTTGCACCGCAAAGGTTCCTGGACACACAGcacctaacttctctgagccttagccTTAGCCTTAGCTGTCAGTTCCGTCATGGACCACGTGGAGAAAGAGAGGGGCCCCTGCCTCACGACACTGTTGTAAGAATTAAGCAAGAAGCCGTGAAAGCGCCTGGCAcggtaagtgctcagtaaacaccAACTCCTTTGCCTCAACAGTTTCTCCCCAACAGGGCTGAGAGCTGAGACTGATCAGACAACGGTTTAGCCAGTGAAAGTGCTTCAACGGTTTAGCCAGTGAAAGTGCTCGGTGGTAACTGAAGCTTGGCCCTTACACATAGAGGAGGATCAAGCCCAGGCTATTTAGAGATGGATGAGGTCACTCCTGGTgtccaagcttccctggtgggctttGAGGGTGAGGTCCTGGGTCTTACTTCCTGTTTCCCTACTGCCTAACACAGCTGACAAACTCAGCTGGGGAAAATAAATTAGCATGAGGCCAGAAGTATAATTGATTCTCTCTCAGTCATTCTTACCCTCTCACCCTGTATTACCAAATAGAAATGGCTTTTGAGTAAGAAGTTACCAATGCAAAAGAGCTCTGGAGGAGGTCTGTGTATAATGAAAGTGATCATTTcaaaagagaacaagaaaacAAGCTAGGATGACTCCCACGAGGAACCCCCGCTTCATCCAAACAGTTCCCACCCACCAGGCTTACAAACACTTCCAATTCACAGGTGGAGAGTCTGCTTGTTAGAAAAAGAAGCTCTATCCAACCTTCCCATTTGATTCTCtggtctgctcagtcatgttcaagtcttttgcgaccccatggactgtagccccctgtgggattctccaggcaaggatactggaggggttgccatgctctcctccaggggatcctccagagaTCCTccggggatccaacccacatctcttgtgtctcccgcatcggcaggcgggttctttatcactagaaccacctgggaagctccccatTTGATTAGAAAGCCAGTTCACCGGTGCCCCCAGTTGCTGTCAATCCCTGCCCCTCTACTGTTCAGCGGCACTGTTTCAATGTGAATATAAAACCTTTACATATTTGTCCTCTTGCAGAACCTCAGGCTCTGCTACAGCCTCTCAAGTGACTGGGATCTTAATGAAGACGCCAAATGTACAATGTCCTGCTCAGCAAGCTCAGCTTCGAGCCAGGGGTGGGATTAGGCTGCAACTTCTAAAGAGAAAGGATGTGAAACTTCAGAAGGGAAGAAGGCACATTTAGGCTTAGCACGGTTCTTAGCAATGCTTCTTGCCAAATTTAAGGCAGAATTATTCAAGGACCCCTGTGTGTAAAATCAGAAAATTCAGTTCCTTGTCCATCTGTGCTAAAACAAGTCCCCCCTCTGCTATAGCAGATCATTGCAGCCACACCAGAGTGGCTGGAATGAGACCTTCACTTTTCTGTTTGGAAAAGGGAGATAAGATGCTTTGGTCTCCTCAGCAAGTCTGCTAATGACTACTTTAGAGGAATAGCCATGATATGCAAGGCTGACAAAAACTGGCTTTCCTGAGGATCCAAGAAAAGTCCTTGGGTCAGGGAAAGGCAGCAAGGGGCTTCTCCAGTGCTCTGCACTCTGTAAAATGCCCCAGCGCGGAAGGCGTGCACTGAGATAAGAGCCACTTCAAAGGGGAACAAGATCCGCGGTACAGATCTCGTTAACCCGGATTCGGCACAGAGCTCCTTCGCGGCCCTCCCTGCTGTTCACTGCGATTCCCACTCCTCCAAAGATCACATAACGAGACCAGACCCTTGCTCAGCTTCCATGTAAACATCTTCTCTCTACCGGCCACTAAACACAGGTCGCCTCCAGGATGCTTGGCTTTACTACCACATCCCTGGTGTTTGTGGATCATGTGGACAGCCCTCTGACTTTCAGAAAACTATGCTAGTCCACAGAGGAAAGCCTCttagcaagggagaaacaaaaaacaaacaaaaaaacaacaaccctaaACAAATGAGACTCTGGCAGAAACCTAGAGTAATATACCACAGTCAGAATACAGAACCAAGAGAAGTGACGAGTGGGTGGTCCACGGGCGTCAGCACACCCTCCACAGATCCCTACTATTTAAAAGAAGTGGGTGGTGTTAGCAGAGCTGAACGCGGTCCTTTCCTTGGCAGCTTCCTGCTGTCAGTGAGAAGGACTAGAGTGCATTCGGGCGGAACTGCCCTAAGAGATTACAGTCTGGAAGCTTGGAAGCAAAGCCACAGCCTCTGGAAAGGCGGGGCAGGCCGAGTGGCCTTGCGTCAGTGCTGCCTCGGTGGGGCGCTGGGAGCGGAGCTGCCTGGCATGCCCACCTCTCCACCCTCACGCCAGCAGCGGTGCCCGAGAAGGCGGCCGTGCAAACCACGGTTTGGAGAACAGCACGGCCTCACTTACCTGGGTGCTGTTTCAACCTCATTAAGACAACCTGCCAGCACAGACAGAAGGTGAAGAAAATGGACAGTGAGCGCTGGGGACTGAATGCTGGTTTGCACGCTGCCCTGTCGGTTCCATCCAcagtgcacacactcacacacaaacagtTTTTCCCTGGACCGTTTGAAAATGAGTTACAGATGTCTCGACGCTTCACCCCTAAACACTTCTGCCTATACCTCCTAAAAATGAGGACATTCTCCTACATAACCACAATAAAATTAACACACCCAAGAAAACTGACAATAATTTCCTTATATCCTAAAGCCTGGTCCACACTCAAGTTTCCTTACCCTGCCCCAATTTTTATAGCTGTTTTCATAAAACCATGACTCAATAGAGGCTCATGCATTgcttttaattatgtttttaatcttttttagtcAGAAAATAGTCAGTCCTTCCATCCCTAACCTACCTTGCTCcgcctttatttttttcccttgacaCCGACTTATTTGAAGACACCAGGCCAGTTGTCTTTCAGGTTACCCAGCAATCTGATTTGTCTATTTCCTCATGATGCCATTTAAACTTGTCCTCTATTCTTTATCatagagaaaatggaaattaaatctAAAGGCTCGTTTGGATTCAGCTTAAACATTTTTGGTAAGAATCCTTCATAGGTGATGCTGTGTAATTCCCACTGGATCACATTTGGGAGGAATGTGACTGAGGCTACACCTCAGAATCAGAGGAACTTGACACATACatctatgtatacacatgtgtaaGTGTTATACGTGTGTGTACAGGAAGAGACAAAAACAGAACAGTCTGTATGGTCCTCTCCAGTCCTAATAAAGTCATATTTTGGTGAGGAAGTGAGCAGAAAGCTGCTCTGGGTAGGGCTCTCCTTTGTTGCTGTTTatggctgtgccgggtctccatgctgctttctctagctgcggtaggcaggcttctcatcgcagtggttcctcttgttgcagagcacaggctctagggcccaggcttcagtagttgaggctcacaGGCTCACTAGTTGTGCCTTACGGGCTCTAGggcccaggcttcagtagctgtggtgcatgggcttagctgctctgaggcaggtggaatcttcccggaccaggggtcgaGCTGTGGCCCCTGggttggcaggtggcttcttaaccccctgcccaccaaggaagtccagaactctagtttctttttcttttttttgagttttgaatatttatcactttggttttttaaaattttaattggaggatgattgttTTACAACgttatgctggtttctgccatatgacaACATGAGTCAGCCTTAAGTGTGCACATGTCCccgccctcttgaacctccctgacaccccccaccccattccgCTCCTTTAGGTTTCAGGACTCTCTTTTTTAAAGAGCTCCTGGGACGGTGTGTGGGGGAAGTGGGTCTGATGTCACAGTTAAGAAGCTCTGTTTTGAGGGATGCCACCCTGGAAGTTAAACAAATTCCTTACCAAAGGAACTTTATACAGTATCTGTGGTTCAGTAAGTACTAAAAAATATGAACTCCTGTGATTAATAATGAATTTACTACACTGACCCATGTGGCCCAAATAATCGATACCCTTCGGAGCAGGCTGCATTTTACTCCCACATCACTGGTAGTTTCCTGGCCAATGTCCACGTTCATTATTACCACCTCCCTCAGATATACAAGTCCCACAGAGGCTCAGCACCGTGGCCTCCCGCCCAGTGTCTTCTGGAAGGATAAGAGGATTAGGAAAGTAGAATTTATGTGCTGCTGCCTTCCAAAAGTTAGAAAGACCCTCTAGAGCGCTGATTCGAGCAGTGTGGTCCCTGGCCCCCCCCAGCTCCTAGAGGGGGATATGGGCCACCTGTTTCAAAGAGCACAAGTTCCCAGCTCCCACACACTGAACCAAACTTTCTGGAGGGGCTGCCAGAACTGCGTCTCTAACAAGCCCCCAGGAGATTCTTTACACAGTGAATTCTGAGTCAGTCAGCCGGAAGAGGGTCTCAGACTCAGTGAGGTCCGCCCGCACAAGAGGCTGCGTGGTGCTGGGTCGGGGGTGCGGGTGGGTCAGAtggggatggggcagggctgCGGGGGCTGCAGAGGAGGGCGAGGATGTGTGTGGCCCAGCGCATCAGCAGAGCCAGATGCGTCCCCGCACAGCTCACGAAGCCACACGAGGGCAGGAACGAGCGATTCTGCAGGGCAGCCAGCTGTCCCCCCGACCTTGCTCCCATGCTGTCCAGGAACCCTCCTATGGCAAGGGGTCCCCATCCACCAGCACCTCCTCTTCAGAGCACAAAGCAGAGTGAGACCCGATGGGACGGTGCTGGTGTGAATAGCTCGGAACCctgcatggatttttttttaaaaaatcagttactAAAGGAAGTCTGCAAACTCTCACTTGCCCTGGTTACCCCCTAAAATACACTGACTATGGAAATGCAGACTCCTTGACTCTATTGAAGAAGAGGGTCCAAATACCCTGGAAGTtacactgtttcttttttgttttgtttttttattttattttattttattttattttttccagtgggttttgtcatacattgatatgaatcagccatagagttacacatattccccatcccgatcccccctcccacctccctctacacTGCTTCTTAAGTTACGGTCTCAACAGGCTCACACCTCCTTCTGGCTGCCAACACGCTTTCCTCAGGGATAACTAGCCCCCACATCCCACCTCTGACTCTGTGGGCAATCTCTCAACTGGGGGCGACTGTGCCCTCCCTGCCTTGCAGGGAGCATCTGGCAATGTCTAGAGACATCGTTGGTTATCACAACTTGGGGCGGGGAGGCGTGCTACGGGTATCTAGTGGGCAGAGGTCAAGGCGGCCAATATCACAGGCCGCTCCCCTGACAGAGCAAGTCGGTGGCGTGGATGGTGAGTCCACGCTGGGCGCTTCGTGCAGTTTTCATATGTCTAGGTGCAACTTCAGAACAGAGCTCTAAACCCTCATATTTTAGAAACACCTGCTCTAAAGAGTA of the Muntiacus reevesi chromosome 7, mMunRee1.1, whole genome shotgun sequence genome contains:
- the LHFPL2 gene encoding LHFPL tetraspan subfamily member 2 protein encodes the protein MCHVIVTCRSMLWTLLSIVVAFAELIAFMSADWLIGKAKPRGSAEPGEQGAGPPEPYHPTLGIYARCIRNPGVQHLPRETLCGPYAESFGEIASGFWQATAIFLAVGIFILCTVALVSVFTMCVQSIMKKSIFNVCGLLQGIAGLFLILGLILYPAGWGCQKAIGYCGHYASAYKPGDCSLGWAFYTAIGGTVLTFICAVFSAQAEIATSSDKVQEEIEEGKNLICLL